A genomic segment from Candidatus Cloacimonadaceae bacterium encodes:
- the rho gene encoding transcription termination factor Rho, whose protein sequence is MIEENLFELNQAQLSRHAKKLGIPGYTQYKGNEMIFKILEFQAQQEGLAFVTGCLEIMEDGFGFLRFPQNNYNPGRDDVYVSLTQVRRFGLKTGHMISGPVRSPKEGEKYYALLRVESVNYMAPTFLQELRVFDELTPYYPTERLNLEFDPKNYSTRIMNLFTPIGKGQRGLIVAAPRTGKTMLLQDIANAILTNHPEVYLIVLLVDERPEEVTEMKKFLRPGNREVISSTFDESPKNHSAVSEMVLEKAKRMIELGQDVVIVLDSITRLARAYNNVTPSSGKVLSGGIDSNGLIKPKKFFGSARNTEEAGSLTIIATALIDTGSKMDQVIFEEFKGTGNMELVLDRSISDMRLYPAIDLVKSGTRREELLLTKNELNRMYVLRKYLKTISPIQGIETLRKKMQVTETNFELLNAMSN, encoded by the coding sequence ATGATTGAAGAAAACCTGTTTGAACTAAATCAAGCCCAACTTTCACGGCACGCCAAGAAACTCGGCATCCCCGGATACACACAATATAAAGGCAATGAAATGATCTTCAAGATTTTGGAGTTTCAAGCCCAACAGGAAGGTCTCGCCTTCGTGACCGGATGTTTGGAGATCATGGAAGACGGTTTCGGTTTCCTGCGTTTCCCCCAAAATAACTATAATCCCGGGCGCGACGACGTCTATGTATCCCTCACCCAGGTCAGACGCTTCGGATTGAAGACCGGACACATGATTTCAGGACCGGTGCGCTCACCCAAAGAAGGGGAAAAATACTATGCCCTGCTGCGCGTGGAATCCGTCAATTATATGGCGCCCACTTTTTTGCAGGAGCTGCGCGTCTTTGACGAATTGACGCCGTATTATCCCACCGAACGCCTCAATCTGGAATTTGATCCCAAGAACTATTCCACCCGCATCATGAACCTCTTCACTCCCATTGGAAAAGGACAGCGCGGATTGATCGTGGCAGCTCCCAGAACGGGAAAGACGATGCTCCTGCAGGATATCGCAAACGCCATTCTGACCAATCATCCGGAAGTGTATCTGATCGTTTTGCTTGTGGACGAGCGCCCTGAGGAAGTGACCGAAATGAAGAAATTCCTGCGTCCCGGCAACCGGGAAGTGATCTCCTCCACTTTCGACGAATCGCCAAAAAACCACAGCGCCGTCAGCGAAATGGTGCTGGAAAAAGCCAAGCGCATGATCGAACTCGGACAGGACGTGGTGATCGTGTTGGATAGCATCACTCGTCTGGCAAGAGCATATAACAACGTCACCCCTTCCAGCGGCAAGGTGCTGTCCGGCGGAATCGATTCCAACGGATTGATCAAGCCCAAAAAGTTCTTTGGCTCAGCTCGCAATACCGAAGAAGCCGGATCCCTGACCATCATCGCCACCGCGTTGATCGACACCGGCTCCAAGATGGATCAGGTCATATTTGAGGAATTCAAAGGCACCGGAAACATGGAATTGGTGCTGGATCGCAGCATATCGGACATGCGTCTCTATCCCGCCATCGATCTCGTCAAAAGCGGAACCCGTCGCGAAGAGCTGCTGCTCACCAAAAACGAGCTCAACCGTATGTATGTCCTACGCAAATACCTCAAGACGATCAGCCCGATTCAGGGAATCGAGACCCTGCGCAAAAAGATGCAGGTGACCGAGACCAATTTCGAACTGCTCAACGCCATGAGCAATTGA
- a CDS encoding class I SAM-dependent methyltransferase yields MKDVFQILNSVDAPLVLDAATGKGEFINVLKQNLGSYTQIIGIDASEKSVNYAQKVFSENDVEIYKMDLEHLQFEDDHFDLVCLSNSLHHLEHPDKVFAEMMRVLKPGGMMLVTEMYRSGEQTDAQQTHILMHHWIAAIDRRCGVFHAETFTKDEILAMAKKLHLLKLKVEDFYYPVDNPKEARNCETLRKSCIDTFKRLENIPDNEDLLNQGNNLMNRIQQIGCASASRLLITGYKKKIAHK; encoded by the coding sequence ATGAAAGACGTTTTCCAAATTCTCAATTCCGTCGATGCTCCGTTGGTATTGGACGCCGCCACCGGCAAGGGAGAATTTATCAACGTCCTGAAACAGAATCTGGGATCATACACCCAGATCATTGGCATCGATGCTTCGGAGAAAAGCGTCAATTATGCCCAGAAGGTCTTTTCAGAAAACGATGTCGAAATTTACAAGATGGATCTTGAACACTTGCAGTTTGAGGACGATCATTTCGATCTGGTTTGCCTATCCAATTCACTGCACCACCTGGAGCATCCGGACAAGGTATTCGCGGAAATGATGCGCGTGCTCAAACCCGGCGGCATGATGTTGGTCACCGAAATGTATCGCAGTGGTGAGCAAACCGATGCCCAGCAGACTCATATCCTCATGCATCATTGGATCGCAGCCATCGATCGGCGCTGCGGCGTCTTTCACGCAGAGACTTTCACCAAGGACGAGATCCTTGCCATGGCGAAGAAACTGCATTTGCTGAAGCTCAAAGTGGAGGATTTCTATTATCCGGTGGACAATCCCAAAGAAGCCAGAAATTGCGAAACCCTGCGCAAAAGCTGCATCGATACCTTCAAACGCCTGGAAAACATCCCGGACAACGAAGATCTGCTAAATCAGGGAAACAACCTTATGAATAGAATCCAGCAAATCGGTTGCGCCAGTGCCAGCCGTTTGCTTATCACAGGATATAAAAAGAAAATTGCACACAAATAA
- a CDS encoding ATP-binding cassette domain-containing protein, producing the protein MVRNLVKEFPQKDGGRFRAVDGVSFEARDGEIVCLLGVNGAGKTTTMRVLSTVFKPTEGTAQIHGYDILTQGQKARENLGFLSGDTGLYNRLRPREFIRYFGRLYGLDDRTIDARIEQMAELLDMKDFLDKKIEFLSSGMKQKVSIVRSIIHDPPVMIFDEPTSGLDILTARNIITFIRDCKARGKCVLFSTHIMREAERLADRIVMIHKGKIIADARLEDLREQTGQTDLDDIFIHFVNQFTDETEVQAHEF; encoded by the coding sequence ATGGTAAGAAACTTGGTCAAGGAGTTTCCCCAAAAGGACGGAGGTCGGTTTCGTGCCGTTGACGGTGTTTCTTTTGAAGCGCGGGACGGCGAGATCGTGTGTCTTTTGGGAGTGAACGGAGCAGGGAAAACCACCACCATGCGGGTGCTTTCCACCGTGTTTAAACCCACGGAAGGCACTGCACAGATTCATGGATATGACATTTTGACCCAAGGGCAGAAAGCGAGAGAGAATCTTGGCTTTCTCTCCGGCGATACCGGTTTGTATAACCGCCTGCGCCCCAGAGAGTTTATTCGCTATTTCGGCAGGCTCTATGGCTTGGACGACAGAACTATCGACGCTCGCATCGAACAGATGGCGGAGCTTTTGGACATGAAGGACTTCCTTGATAAAAAGATCGAATTCCTTTCCAGCGGCATGAAACAAAAAGTCTCCATCGTGCGTTCCATCATCCACGACCCGCCGGTGATGATCTTCGACGAACCGACCTCAGGCTTGGATATCCTCACTGCGCGCAACATCATCACCTTTATCCGCGATTGTAAAGCGAGGGGCAAATGTGTGCTCTTTTCCACTCACATCATGCGGGAAGCGGAACGTCTCGCGGATCGCATCGTGATGATCCACAAGGGGAAAATCATTGCCGATGCACGGTTGGAAGACCTCAGAGAGCAGACCGGACAAACCGATCTGGACGACATCTTCATCCATTTTGTAAACCAATTCACGGACGAAACGGAGGTGCAGGCGCATGAATTTTAA
- a CDS encoding ABC transporter permease subunit/CPBP intramembrane protease — MNFKKAGIVFRKEFLEMLRDKRTLFTTIILPVIMYPMLFIGFSSIMSRQTRVLEERGAYIAVRDSVNDEVSLKLLKDLAGIANFSFQPYTAQTPSLYKERSINAIISITDSLTNKGLSTYKIDIQYDAAKQRDQMIFAKLRNQIALSEKQILQKLLTKQKVDPQIMQLVSVRERDTSTAQKKVGMYLGMFLPYLMIIMLIAGAATVAADLVAGEKERKTLETLLVSSAQRNEIVLGKYLTIVSMAMINVVINLLSIGFSLHYVLSQSRMEMVGMAMPLKGFAILMLAMLPLATLFAAVLLSISTFSRNMKEARSYEQPILTVSMLLAMISFFPAIEINNLMALIPVVNISLLFKAVMINEYQLSHVIITIASTLVLVILAVILTVKLFNTESILFRTEDDSSFKNVRKDKRSFFNSYYGLVYFAIGLAILYYAGGYLQSRDMLKGLIQTQFLVILLPVLIILKLLKLKSNDILRIKAPRLGEILLIPFIAIPATIIVSMVGQLINHFFPFPIHYLEQLAGLFKLDSSIWVMLFAIAVMPAICEEVLFRGFMIRFYESYGTKSAIIISALLFAIFHLDPFRLLPTFMLGILLGYLTIRTKSIIPSMLSHFINNGFALFIITYANTAWVKPLLKNSDSLQPWILVPAIIIFAAAIYTFHKYTNTKEISCAE; from the coding sequence ATGAATTTTAAGAAAGCCGGAATCGTTTTCCGCAAGGAATTCCTGGAAATGCTGCGCGACAAGCGCACGCTCTTTACCACCATCATCCTGCCGGTGATCATGTATCCGATGCTGTTTATCGGTTTCAGCTCCATCATGAGCCGTCAGACCCGGGTGCTGGAAGAGCGCGGCGCCTACATCGCGGTGCGGGATAGCGTCAATGACGAGGTCTCGCTCAAGCTGCTCAAAGACTTGGCAGGAATCGCGAATTTCTCCTTCCAGCCTTATACAGCGCAAACTCCGTCTTTGTATAAAGAGCGGAGCATCAACGCCATCATCAGCATCACCGATTCATTGACGAATAAAGGCTTGAGCACCTATAAGATCGACATCCAATACGACGCCGCCAAACAGCGGGATCAGATGATCTTTGCCAAGCTGCGCAACCAGATCGCACTATCCGAGAAACAAATCCTGCAAAAGCTGCTGACCAAGCAAAAGGTCGATCCCCAGATCATGCAATTGGTCAGCGTCCGCGAACGGGACACCTCCACCGCGCAAAAGAAAGTTGGTATGTATCTTGGCATGTTTTTGCCCTATCTGATGATCATCATGCTCATCGCCGGCGCGGCAACCGTTGCCGCGGATCTTGTCGCCGGAGAGAAGGAACGTAAAACCCTGGAAACCCTTTTGGTGTCTTCGGCACAGCGCAACGAGATCGTGCTTGGCAAATACCTCACCATCGTCAGCATGGCAATGATCAACGTGGTCATCAACCTTTTGAGCATCGGTTTTTCCCTGCATTACGTCCTCTCGCAGTCTCGTATGGAAATGGTGGGCATGGCGATGCCGCTCAAGGGGTTCGCGATTCTGATGCTGGCAATGCTGCCGCTGGCTACTTTGTTTGCCGCGGTGCTGCTTTCGATCTCCACATTTTCGCGCAATATGAAAGAAGCCCGATCCTATGAACAGCCCATCCTCACGGTCTCCATGCTGCTGGCAATGATCTCGTTTTTCCCCGCCATCGAGATCAACAATCTGATGGCATTGATCCCAGTGGTCAATATCTCACTGCTGTTCAAAGCCGTGATGATCAACGAATACCAGCTTTCCCACGTGATCATCACCATCGCCTCGACCTTGGTTTTGGTCATCCTAGCAGTGATTCTGACGGTGAAGCTCTTCAATACTGAATCAATCCTATTCCGCACCGAGGACGACAGCAGCTTCAAAAACGTACGCAAGGACAAGCGCAGCTTTTTTAATTCCTACTATGGGCTGGTCTATTTTGCCATCGGCTTGGCGATTCTCTATTATGCGGGCGGCTATTTGCAAAGCCGGGACATGCTGAAGGGGTTGATCCAGACGCAGTTTTTGGTGATCCTGCTTCCGGTGCTCATCATCCTGAAACTGCTGAAATTGAAGTCAAACGATATCCTGAGAATCAAAGCTCCGCGCCTCGGAGAGATTCTTTTGATCCCCTTCATCGCTATTCCGGCAACGATCATTGTATCGATGGTCGGACAGTTGATCAATCACTTTTTCCCCTTTCCCATACACTATCTTGAGCAATTAGCGGGTCTTTTCAAGCTCGATTCCTCGATCTGGGTGATGCTCTTTGCCATTGCCGTGATGCCCGCAATCTGTGAGGAAGTGCTCTTCCGGGGATTCATGATCCGGTTCTATGAAAGCTATGGCACAAAGAGCGCCATCATCATCAGCGCTTTGCTCTTTGCCATCTTCCATCTCGATCCGTTCAGACTGTTGCCTACCTTTATGTTGGGCATCCTGCTCGGCTATCTGACGATCAGAACAAAAAGCATCATCCCCAGTATGCTTTCTCATTTTATCAACAACGGATTTGCCCTATTCATAATCACTTACGCAAATACCGCCTGGGTCAAACCCTTGCTCAAAAATTCGGATTCGCTGCAGCCATGGATCCTCGTTCCGGCGATAATCATCTTCGCCGCCGCGATCTACACCTTCCATAAATACACCAATACCAAGGAGATATCATGTGCGGAATAG